One window from the genome of Asterias amurensis chromosome 12, ASM3211899v1 encodes:
- the LOC139945002 gene encoding noelin-like, with protein sequence MADGNPLMYMTCAVILLLMLPAVIVAQTQPSAEPTTSGFEVTGDHDRDGTCRCTVQSPTLVLCSDYETRTTHQKLKNIQNQINNLTADVTSLFEIVNLQSELTRTFESDLSDVTTTFNLIEGGQLLVTRTEIEGMRRNVRNMASALYTLREWQGVRSDETQVGRIEIIMSEVSNVSKVIDGLIEIDTSEDLAGMQRRVTELSSQLRTCNAKESESVGTAVPDTEDSAEKDRQKLPELWPKTTMQNSCGKLVSISEPYTLRGNLGSNGAWMRDPLVRPDFVYYHSFAAPVQAKQFSVSVNVGEFQKGESQPIEGDILHHIIEAAVYNGSLFAYSTETKRVRDHQSYYSDYLYEQFQNITRIGWTSQSPSIPIFHPGSSFVREIPSETPHDRFAYTGPSAAPKMDLTVDESGLWLIYSNAQEMLVVSKVDEETLEFERTVMSSYPKNRLGNCFIICKKVYCVNGATSYDSRVVFFMDTDSGFEGFVNVPFVIKYGSLSSIEYNPRDQLLYGWDNGHAVVYSLTFE encoded by the exons ATGGCTGATGGAAATCCACTCATGTATATGACCTGTGCTGTTATTTTGTTGCTGATGCTACCCGCTGTGATCGTGGCGCAG ACGCAACCATCGGCCGAACCTACCACGTCTGGCTTCGAAGTGACCGGTGATCATGACCGAGACGGTACCTGCCGCTGCACGGTCCAGTCACCCACGCTCGTACTCTGCTCTGACTACGAGACACGGACAACACATCAGAAGctgaaaaacattcaaaatcaG ATAAACAACTTGACTGCTGACGTCACCAGCCTCTTCGAAATAGTCAACTTACAGTCGGAGCTCACCAGGACCTTTGAGTCTGATCTCTCTGACGTCACCACAACCTTTAACCTCATAGAGGGTGGGCAATTACTGGTGACCCGTACTGAGATAGAGGGGATGCGACGGAATGTTCGTAACATGGCGTCTGCTCTGTATACACTGCGTGAATGGCAGGGGGTACGATCAGACGAGACACAAGTTGGGAGAATCGAAATCATAATGAGTGAA GTTTCGAACGTCAGTAAAGTAATAGACGGACTGATAGAGATTGATACCAGCGAGGATTTGGCTGGTATGCAGCGTCGAGTCACTGAGTTATCCAGTCAGTTGAGAACGTGTAATGCGAAAGAGAGTGAGTCAGTTGGCACGGCAGTCCCAGACACGGAAGACTCTGCTGAAAAGGACCGTCAGAAGTTACCAGAATTATGGCCGAAAACAACCATGCAAA ATAGTTGTGGTAAATTGGTATCCATCTCGGAGCCATATACACTCAGAGGGAACCTTGGGAGCAACGGTGCATGGATGAGAGATCCGTTGGTTCGTCCGGACTTTGTCTATTATCACAG CTTCGCTGCTCCAGTTCAAGCCAAACAATTTAGCGTCAGTGTCAACGTGGGTGAATTCCAGAAAGGAGAAAGTCAACCGATAGAGGGCGACATTCTACATCACATTATAGAAGCTGCTGTTTATAACGGGTCACTGTTTGCATACTCGACAGAAACTAAACGGGTCCGGGATCATCAAAGCTACTATAGCGACTACCTGTATGAACAGTTCCAAAACATAACAAGGATTGGGTGGACTTCCCAGTCACCTTCAATCCCAATTTTTCACCCGGGAAGTTCATTCGTGCGTGAGATTCCATCTGAAACACCCCATGATCGCTTCGCTTACACCGGTCCAAGTGCCGCTCCGAAGATGGATTTAACCGTAGATGAATCTGGACTGTGGTTGATATACAGTAATGCACAGGAGATGCTGGTTGTTAGTAAAGTAGATGAAGAAACCCTGGAGTTTGAGCGTACAGTGATGAGTTCCTACCCGAAGAATCGCTTGGGTAACTGTTTCATCATCTGCAAGAAGGTCTACTGTGTGAACGGTGCCACGAGTTATGACTCTAGGGTGGTTTTCTTCATGGACACTGACAGTGGCTTCGAAGGATTTGTCAATGTCCCTTTCGTCATCAAGTACGGGAGCCTATCATCGATTGAGTATAACCCACGTGACCAGCTGCTGTATGGCTGGGACAATGGCCATGCTGTGGTCTACAGTCTTACATTCGAGTAA